The Stenotrophomonas maltophilia genome includes a region encoding these proteins:
- a CDS encoding glycoside hydrolase family 3 protein, translated as MNVRHSDRAKRNPVLRPHRLMLAASLAMALVPATGAAPAPVNDSGTITPAHWPKATWPLANDPAMERRIDALIASMTLEEKVGQIVQGDIASITPDDVRRYRLGSILAGGASDPGGRYNAKPAEWLALADAFWEASMDTRNGGKAIPIVWGIDAMHGQSNVVGATLFPHNIGLGAARNPELLREIARITAAETRVTGMEWTFAPTVAVPQDDRWGRTYEGYSEDPALVASYAGAFVEGLQGKAGAADFLDDHHVMTTVKHFLGDGGTGNGKDQGNTTVSEAELRDIHAAGYLPAINAGAQSVMASFNSFHGEKMHGHKPLLTDVLKGRMGFGGFVVGDWNGHGQIKGCSNTDCAKTYVAGLDMAMAPDSWKGMYESTLAHVKDGSLPEARLDDAVRRILRAKMRMGLFDKPKPSERALGGRFELLGSPAHRQVARQAVRESLVLLKNQNQLLPLPPKQRVLVAGDAANDMSRQAGGWTLSWQGDGTRREDFPNAETIWEGLEAQVRSGGGQAELAVDGRYRNRPDVAIVVFGEDPYAEFQGDLPNLMFKNGKSGDLELMRRLKADGIPVVGVFLSGRPLWLNREINAADAFVAAWLPGSEGGGVADVLLRGADGRVQHDFRGKLSYSWPRRANQYQNNVGQKDYDPQFAFGYGLTYADKGNLPALSEDPGIDPDAAGSGTLFDRGVAGTGLMLRLTAANGESTDVVHPNATTADQSLAMVAINTDVQEGARRFSFRAPATVALQANTPLDWSRETNGELSVVATVRVEQLPAEAAVTLGTACGAACAAEVALGPALSVAPRNEWVRLGVPLKCLAKAGADMSRLNVPFALRAGKGTTLAITSVVLGTEFDRKVECATQ; from the coding sequence ATGAACGTCCGTCATTCCGATCGTGCGAAGCGCAACCCCGTTCTACGTCCACACCGCCTGATGCTGGCTGCATCGCTTGCCATGGCGCTGGTGCCTGCGACCGGTGCGGCCCCTGCCCCGGTGAACGACTCAGGTACCATCACTCCCGCGCACTGGCCCAAGGCAACCTGGCCGCTGGCCAACGATCCGGCCATGGAACGACGCATCGACGCGCTGATCGCATCAATGACGCTGGAAGAAAAGGTCGGCCAGATCGTACAGGGCGATATCGCCAGCATCACGCCCGACGACGTGCGCAGATATCGATTGGGTTCAATACTGGCGGGCGGCGCATCCGACCCAGGTGGCCGCTACAACGCAAAACCCGCCGAATGGCTTGCGCTGGCCGACGCGTTCTGGGAAGCCTCGATGGACACGCGCAACGGTGGCAAGGCCATTCCCATCGTCTGGGGCATTGATGCGATGCATGGCCAGAGCAATGTGGTGGGTGCCACTCTGTTCCCGCACAACATCGGCCTGGGCGCAGCGCGCAACCCGGAACTGCTGCGCGAGATCGCAAGGATCACCGCTGCCGAAACCCGTGTGACCGGCATGGAATGGACCTTCGCGCCGACCGTGGCCGTTCCGCAGGACGACCGCTGGGGGCGCACGTACGAAGGCTACTCGGAAGATCCGGCATTGGTGGCCAGCTATGCAGGCGCATTCGTCGAAGGCCTGCAGGGCAAGGCCGGCGCGGCCGACTTCCTCGACGACCACCACGTGATGACCACGGTCAAGCATTTTCTCGGCGATGGCGGCACGGGCAATGGCAAGGACCAGGGCAACACCACGGTCAGCGAGGCAGAACTGCGCGACATCCATGCCGCCGGATACCTGCCGGCGATCAATGCGGGCGCGCAGTCGGTGATGGCGTCCTTCAACAGCTTCCATGGCGAGAAGATGCATGGGCACAAGCCGTTGTTGACCGATGTGCTGAAGGGTCGGATGGGCTTCGGCGGCTTCGTGGTCGGTGACTGGAACGGCCATGGCCAGATCAAGGGCTGCAGCAACACCGATTGCGCGAAGACCTATGTTGCCGGCCTGGACATGGCGATGGCGCCGGACAGCTGGAAAGGCATGTACGAAAGCACGCTGGCCCACGTGAAGGACGGCAGCCTGCCGGAGGCGCGGCTGGACGATGCCGTTCGCCGCATTCTGCGGGCGAAGATGCGCATGGGCCTGTTCGACAAACCCAAGCCGTCCGAGCGCGCATTGGGCGGCAGATTCGAGCTGCTCGGGTCGCCGGCGCATCGCCAGGTGGCGCGGCAGGCCGTGCGTGAATCGCTGGTGCTGCTCAAGAACCAGAACCAGCTGCTGCCACTCCCGCCGAAACAACGGGTGCTGGTTGCGGGCGATGCCGCGAACGACATGAGCCGTCAGGCGGGCGGCTGGACGCTCAGCTGGCAGGGCGATGGCACGCGTCGGGAGGACTTCCCGAATGCTGAAACGATCTGGGAAGGTCTGGAGGCACAGGTCAGGTCGGGCGGCGGCCAGGCCGAACTGGCGGTCGATGGCCGCTACCGCAACCGGCCGGATGTGGCCATCGTGGTGTTCGGCGAAGATCCGTATGCCGAATTCCAGGGCGACCTGCCCAACCTGATGTTCAAGAACGGCAAGTCCGGAGACCTGGAGCTGATGCGACGCCTGAAGGCAGACGGCATTCCGGTCGTGGGGGTGTTCCTGAGCGGGCGCCCGTTGTGGCTGAACCGCGAAATCAACGCCGCCGATGCCTTCGTGGCCGCGTGGCTGCCGGGATCGGAAGGTGGGGGCGTGGCCGATGTGCTGCTGCGTGGGGCCGATGGGCGCGTGCAACACGACTTCCGCGGAAAGCTGAGCTACTCCTGGCCACGCCGCGCCAACCAGTACCAGAACAACGTGGGGCAGAAGGACTACGACCCGCAGTTCGCCTTCGGATACGGCCTTACCTATGCCGACAAGGGAAATCTGCCTGCGCTTTCCGAGGACCCGGGCATTGATCCGGACGCCGCCGGTAGCGGTACCCTGTTCGATCGTGGTGTGGCCGGCACTGGGCTGATGCTTCGCCTGACTGCCGCCAATGGCGAATCGACCGATGTCGTGCACCCCAATGCAACGACTGCCGACCAGTCACTGGCGATGGTCGCAATCAACACCGATGTGCAGGAGGGCGCACGCCGGTTCAGTTTCCGGGCGCCGGCCACGGTGGCGTTGCAGGCCAATACTCCGCTGGACTGGTCGCGCGAGACCAACGGCGAGCTGTCCGTGGTAGCAACCGTGCGTGTCGAACAGCTCCCGGCAGAAGCCGCAGTGACACTCGGTACCGCCTGCGGGGCGGCCTGTGCTGCCGAGGTTGCGCTGGGCCCTGCGCTGTCGGTGGCGCCGCGCAATGAGTGGGTCAGGCTGGGCGTTCCCCTCAAGTGCCTGGCCAAGGCCGGGGCGGACATGAGCCGCTTGAACGTGCCGTTTGCGCTGCGCGCCGGAAAGGGCACAACGCTTGCGATCACCTCGGTCGTACTGGGCACCGAGTTCGATCGCAAGGTGGAGTGTGCGACGCAGTAG
- a CDS encoding fasciclin domain-containing protein, translating to MPALCGHPIEERTVNALQRIAAAVSFAVLVSAASASFAADPVMVGGAEMYATRTIVENAVNSRDHTTLVAAVKAAGLVETLNGAGPFTVFAPTNAAFNKLPAGTVDTLVKPENKAQLTRILTYHVVPGRFSSAQLLADARKHGGKATLKTVQGEPLTVALHDGKLWVIDAKGGKAGISIADVNQSNGVIHVVDTVLMPK from the coding sequence ATGCCCGCGCTGTGCGGGCATCCTATCGAGGAACGCACCGTGAACGCTCTTCAGCGCATCGCCGCCGCAGTCAGCTTCGCCGTACTCGTCTCAGCCGCTTCCGCCAGCTTCGCCGCAGATCCGGTAATGGTTGGCGGGGCCGAGATGTACGCGACCAGGACCATCGTTGAAAACGCCGTGAACTCCAGGGATCACACCACGCTGGTGGCAGCGGTCAAGGCCGCAGGCCTGGTCGAGACCCTCAATGGCGCCGGTCCCTTTACCGTCTTTGCGCCCACCAATGCGGCCTTCAACAAGCTTCCAGCAGGCACGGTCGATACACTGGTGAAGCCTGAAAACAAGGCGCAGCTCACCCGGATCCTCACCTACCACGTGGTCCCAGGACGGTTCAGTTCCGCCCAGCTCCTGGCCGATGCCAGGAAGCACGGTGGAAAAGCCACGCTGAAGACAGTGCAAGGCGAGCCGCTTACCGTGGCGCTCCACGACGGCAAGCTGTGGGTGATCGACGCCAAGGGTGGCAAAGCAGGCATCAGCATCGCCGACGTCAACCAATCCAACGGCGTCATCCACGTTGTCGATACCGTGCTGATGCCGAAGTAG
- a CDS encoding serine hydrolase domain-containing protein: protein MKTARWLSSFAALMLALPALASTTTTADAVATIERNARAAHSDAVLVWKDGKTLLEPQPETGEEPVHLMSATKSVVALAIMLLLDDGKLASVDEPVSNIFAEWKQGRKRDITVRMLLDHTSGLQNVANAGEELEAAPDLVKLALAAELSSDPGTTFSYNNKATNLLPGIVERLAGEPMDAYLEKRLFRPLGIARYTWLKDGAGTPLGMAGLSLSARDLAKIGQLLLDGGVTPAGTRMLSERSVALLTGASARSPDVGLLWWRIPAWERYELKGQMAGFLAQHGVSAPVQQALLATGGRVFDSKSALIAYVGERLGADWPQHYGSEITGRGLKLSDMFDIQRGPTVAYAANGYLGQHLVIVPQQRVVAVRLIHRRDSHRAPLDDYATFPADVLKLAQALQ, encoded by the coding sequence ATGAAAACTGCACGATGGTTGTCCAGCTTCGCGGCCTTGATGCTGGCCCTCCCTGCACTGGCCAGCACGACCACCACGGCCGACGCCGTCGCGACGATCGAACGCAACGCCCGTGCCGCGCATTCCGACGCGGTGCTTGTCTGGAAGGATGGAAAAACACTGCTGGAGCCACAGCCAGAGACCGGCGAGGAGCCGGTTCACCTCATGTCGGCCACCAAGTCGGTGGTGGCGCTGGCCATCATGCTGCTGCTGGACGACGGAAAACTGGCCTCGGTCGACGAGCCGGTAAGCAACATCTTCGCGGAGTGGAAGCAGGGGCGGAAAAGGGACATCACGGTACGCATGCTGCTGGACCATACCTCTGGCCTGCAGAACGTGGCCAACGCGGGGGAAGAGCTGGAAGCTGCGCCGGACCTGGTCAAGCTCGCACTGGCTGCAGAGCTGAGCAGCGATCCAGGTACCACGTTCTCGTACAACAACAAGGCTACCAATCTGCTGCCCGGCATTGTCGAGCGTCTGGCAGGGGAACCGATGGATGCCTACCTTGAGAAGCGCCTGTTCAGACCGCTGGGCATTGCCCGATATACCTGGTTGAAGGACGGTGCGGGCACCCCCTTGGGCATGGCCGGATTGTCGCTGAGTGCCCGCGATCTGGCGAAGATCGGGCAGCTGCTGCTTGATGGCGGCGTGACCCCGGCGGGTACGCGTATGCTGAGCGAGCGATCGGTGGCACTGCTGACTGGAGCAAGTGCCCGCTCCCCGGATGTTGGTCTTCTGTGGTGGCGCATTCCAGCATGGGAGCGTTATGAGCTGAAAGGCCAGATGGCCGGCTTCCTGGCGCAGCATGGGGTCAGCGCTCCGGTCCAGCAGGCATTGCTGGCCACCGGGGGCAGGGTATTCGACAGCAAGAGTGCATTGATTGCGTACGTGGGCGAGCGACTTGGGGCGGACTGGCCGCAGCACTATGGCAGCGAGATCACCGGTCGTGGACTCAAGCTGTCCGACATGTTCGACATCCAACGCGGCCCCACCGTTGCCTACGCCGCCAACGGTTACCTGGGCCAGCACCTGGTCATCGTTCCGCAGCAGCGCGTGGTTGCCGTGCGCCTCATCCACCGACGCGACAGCCATCGCGCGCCACTGGATGACTACGCGACATTCCCGGCGGATGTACTCAAGCTGGCCCAGGCGCTTCAGTGA
- a CDS encoding TonB-dependent receptor, which produces MTGHFRKSTLAQAVLATIVTATAALPVAAQSVKESSSTATSEAREASTLDAVIVTVERREQDLQKYAGTAQAISADDTRALGINNELRNIQALVPGMSMANQEGNLEIFIRGVGSSNNTELGDPGAAPHINGAYIARPRGLGGMFYDVERVEINKGPQGTLRGRNALAGTLNIITKRPDLEAFGGYVQAEAGNRDHRGGEFALNLPIGGGAAFRVAGYKVEKDSPFKNAGRAQDLEPAGVQDDRGARLSFLYQPDDKLSIFAMADIGKEGGTGYPGANVYTAARAGYLPDDVDLRKIIYRGAQGKLDSTNWGAQTSISYDFGKVAVEYNGSYRNVDYRQTNAQSEGILWPGRNIDPVSPSNPGGIDYDNYSTQYWLTESESQVHELRFTSDQDERLRWTTGLFHFNEDQRVGYLSLVDKGRWYSGTEFTMPKVNGKSSAVFADGTFDVNDRLRLKGGLRYSEEKKSRYGIGGNWSLGLPGQGGDFATRLGTPGFEPAFMSRPNFDVSNITSQAEMARFLLQGVLRHGRNDTLLQQIGAVPDGGPFGCVDRPDIGGDTVDCPYQSWAQVSAIPAQQFGKSKFSFTDWRAGFEYDVSDDSLLYGLVSTGHKAGGFNDTFDPKEIPETFKPESIIAYEIGSKNSFQMLGRTSTFNVSGFYYDYSDQVFQDLAVIATNPTTGEATGYALVNRNVGKSAVYGLEAESTLRLPHNFMVNINALWMDSEIKRGTVADVRSQNYDAGGATSLIDLSGNELPLASKLTFNVRLQHTTELRFGTFDWQLLASYRSAFYLTQYNNRDVEFIRQDPATGELVHDRTESAAEAGFPDRQKGETTLNAGIGFTSLSGNWRVEAWGNNLLGNDVSQKALVGSGINVRFLNDPRSYGLRLRYQF; this is translated from the coding sequence ATGACCGGCCATTTCAGGAAGAGCACACTCGCACAGGCAGTACTTGCCACCATCGTCACCGCCACTGCAGCGCTGCCGGTCGCAGCGCAATCAGTCAAGGAAAGCAGCTCGACCGCCACCAGCGAGGCACGGGAGGCCTCAACGCTGGACGCCGTCATCGTCACTGTCGAACGCCGGGAACAGGACCTGCAGAAATATGCAGGTACCGCCCAGGCAATTTCCGCGGACGATACGCGTGCGCTGGGCATCAACAATGAGCTGCGCAACATCCAGGCCCTGGTGCCGGGCATGAGCATGGCCAACCAGGAAGGCAACCTGGAGATCTTCATCCGCGGCGTGGGCTCTTCGAACAACACCGAACTGGGTGATCCGGGCGCCGCGCCTCACATCAACGGGGCCTACATTGCACGACCGCGCGGTCTGGGCGGCATGTTCTACGATGTCGAGCGGGTGGAAATCAACAAGGGCCCGCAGGGCACGCTGCGCGGCCGCAATGCGCTGGCCGGCACGCTGAACATCATCACCAAGCGCCCCGACCTGGAAGCGTTCGGCGGGTATGTTCAGGCCGAGGCCGGCAATCGTGACCATCGCGGTGGCGAGTTCGCCCTGAATCTCCCGATCGGTGGTGGCGCGGCCTTCCGCGTGGCTGGCTACAAGGTGGAGAAGGACTCTCCGTTCAAGAATGCGGGGCGCGCGCAGGACCTGGAACCGGCTGGCGTGCAGGACGACCGGGGCGCTCGACTGTCGTTCCTCTACCAGCCGGATGACAAGCTGTCGATCTTCGCCATGGCCGACATCGGCAAGGAAGGCGGCACGGGCTATCCCGGCGCCAACGTCTACACCGCCGCCAGGGCCGGCTACCTGCCGGACGATGTCGACCTGCGGAAGATCATCTACCGTGGCGCGCAGGGCAAGCTCGACAGCACCAACTGGGGGGCGCAGACCAGCATTTCCTACGACTTCGGCAAGGTGGCGGTGGAGTACAACGGCAGCTACCGCAACGTGGACTACCGCCAGACCAATGCGCAGAGCGAAGGCATCCTCTGGCCGGGCCGCAACATCGATCCGGTATCGCCCAGCAACCCCGGTGGCATCGATTACGACAACTACTCCACCCAGTACTGGTTGACCGAGTCGGAGTCGCAGGTACATGAGCTGCGGTTCACGTCCGACCAGGACGAGCGGCTGCGCTGGACCACCGGCTTGTTCCACTTCAACGAGGACCAGCGGGTGGGCTACCTTTCGCTGGTGGACAAAGGGCGCTGGTATTCGGGCACTGAATTCACCATGCCGAAGGTCAATGGCAAGTCTTCCGCCGTTTTCGCCGATGGCACGTTCGACGTCAACGATCGCCTGCGCCTGAAGGGCGGCCTGCGCTACTCCGAGGAGAAGAAGTCGCGTTACGGCATCGGCGGCAACTGGTCGCTGGGCCTGCCTGGCCAGGGCGGGGACTTTGCCACGCGCCTCGGCACGCCCGGCTTCGAGCCCGCGTTCATGAGCCGTCCGAACTTTGATGTCAGCAACATCACCTCGCAGGCGGAGATGGCCCGCTTCCTGCTGCAGGGCGTGCTGCGACACGGTCGCAACGACACCTTGCTGCAGCAGATCGGCGCGGTGCCCGATGGCGGCCCATTCGGCTGCGTGGACCGTCCCGACATCGGTGGCGATACCGTCGATTGCCCGTACCAGAGCTGGGCCCAGGTCAGCGCGATTCCGGCCCAGCAGTTCGGCAAGAGCAAGTTCAGCTTTACCGACTGGCGCGCGGGTTTCGAGTACGACGTGAGCGACGACAGCCTGCTGTACGGCCTGGTGTCGACCGGCCACAAGGCGGGCGGCTTCAACGACACGTTTGATCCGAAGGAGATTCCCGAGACCTTCAAGCCCGAATCGATCATTGCCTACGAAATCGGCAGCAAGAACTCCTTCCAGATGCTGGGTCGCACCTCGACCTTCAACGTCAGCGGGTTCTATTACGACTACAGCGACCAGGTGTTCCAGGACCTGGCGGTGATCGCCACCAACCCGACCACCGGTGAAGCCACCGGCTATGCGCTGGTCAACCGCAACGTCGGCAAGTCCGCTGTGTACGGCCTGGAGGCGGAAAGCACCTTGCGACTCCCGCACAACTTCATGGTCAACATCAATGCACTCTGGATGGACAGTGAGATCAAGCGCGGCACCGTCGCCGATGTCCGCAGCCAGAACTACGACGCCGGTGGCGCCACTTCGTTGATCGACCTGTCCGGCAATGAACTGCCGCTGGCCTCGAAGCTCACCTTCAACGTGCGCCTGCAGCATACGACCGAGCTGCGCTTTGGCACCTTCGACTGGCAGTTGCTGGCCTCGTACCGCTCGGCCTTCTATCTCACCCAGTACAACAACCGGGACGTAGAGTTCATCCGACAGGATCCGGCCACTGGTGAGCTGGTCCATGACCGTACCGAAAGTGCCGCTGAGGCCGGCTTCCCTGACCGCCAGAAGGGCGAGACCACCTTGAACGCGGGCATTGGCTTCACCTCACTGAGCGGCAACTGGCGGGTGGAAGCCTGGGGCAACAATCTGCTGGGCAACGACGTCTCGCAGAAGGCCCTGGTGGGTTCCGGCATCAACGTCCGCTTCCTGAACGATCCGCGCAGCTACGGCCTGCGCCTGCGTTACCAGTTCTGA
- a CDS encoding LacI family DNA-binding transcriptional regulator has protein sequence MPGPEQVLAGRPGRVRIEDVAATAGVSMKTVSRVLNNEPNVSKSTRARVDAAVEKLRYRPLPSARVLAGRRSYLIAMLFDNPSSNYLMEIEMGVLDACMEQHYNLMLAPLIYDAADIVEKVESLIMQSQLDGVVLTPPLTDDTALLERLVDLGIPYSSISAKEQNRNVGVVVDEIGAVVALIAHLASLGHTRIAHIKGHAAHGASMWRLAGYREGLRRAGLRYDPSLVLEGEFSYESGYIGANALLDRPDRPTAIFAANDDMAAGVICAVFEHGLSVPGDISVCGFDDTPIARQIYPALTTVCQPTREMGRRAAMELIKEVRELGSGGVVDIDYALQVRRSTGPVRHD, from the coding sequence ATGCCGGGACCTGAGCAGGTGCTCGCAGGCAGGCCGGGACGCGTGCGGATCGAGGATGTCGCGGCAACGGCCGGGGTCTCGATGAAGACCGTCTCGCGGGTGCTCAACAACGAGCCGAACGTCTCCAAGAGCACCCGGGCCCGGGTGGACGCGGCAGTGGAAAAGCTGCGCTACCGCCCCTTGCCCTCGGCACGGGTCCTCGCCGGCCGGCGTTCCTACCTCATCGCGATGCTCTTCGATAATCCGTCCTCGAACTATCTGATGGAGATCGAGATGGGGGTGCTGGACGCATGCATGGAACAGCACTACAACCTGATGCTCGCTCCGCTGATCTACGACGCGGCCGATATCGTGGAAAAGGTCGAGTCATTGATCATGCAGTCGCAGCTCGACGGCGTGGTGCTGACGCCGCCCCTGACCGACGACACGGCCCTGCTGGAGCGCCTGGTCGATCTGGGCATTCCGTACTCCAGCATTTCGGCGAAGGAACAGAACCGGAACGTGGGCGTCGTCGTGGATGAAATCGGCGCGGTGGTGGCGCTGATCGCACACCTGGCCTCGCTGGGCCATACCCGCATCGCCCATATCAAGGGACACGCCGCGCATGGCGCAAGCATGTGGCGCCTGGCAGGCTATCGCGAAGGCCTGCGCAGGGCAGGCCTGCGCTACGACCCCAGCCTGGTGCTGGAAGGTGAGTTCTCGTACGAATCCGGCTACATCGGCGCCAACGCACTGCTTGATCGGCCTGATCGGCCGACCGCCATCTTCGCTGCCAACGACGATATGGCGGCCGGGGTCATCTGCGCGGTGTTCGAGCACGGCCTTTCGGTGCCGGGCGACATCTCGGTCTGTGGTTTCGATGACACGCCGATCGCCCGCCAGATCTATCCGGCGTTGACCACGGTCTGCCAGCCCACCCGTGAGATGGGCCGGCGCGCGGCCATGGAGCTGATCAAGGAAGTGCGCGAGCTCGGCAGCGGTGGCGTGGTCGATATTGACTACGCCCTGCAGGTCCGGCGATCCACGGGACCGGTCCGTCACGATTGA
- a CDS encoding MFS transporter — MKHTTRWSQFGVLITVFFFWGFVAASNGILIPVFKKAFHLSQAQSMYVAMAFYVAYTAGSLIYIAVSRAIGTDLLHRVGYRNGICIGLLVSALGALLFYPAANTGSFALMLSGLFIVGLGFSLQQIAANTLAVIMGGPATGSQRLTMAGGVNNLGSTVGPLLVSIAIFGSVSAGNTEASIESVKIPYLVLGAAFVLVAVLLRFSSVPNHVELSATVPAGATGADHQTDRRSALAYPQLVMGMIAIFLYVGVEVSTIDNLPAYLEQPLSKGGLGLETSVIAPFVSLYWASLMIGRWGGAAGAFDVRAGTRKLLMLALPFVAFAIYLAVNAISGHEPAQFLHYAPVIVLMIIATLASKGSPSRMLLYFAVCGIAAHLVGMFTTGMTSVIAFISVGLFCSTMWPCIFTLAISGLGRHTNQASSLLIMMIMGGGIVSWAQGALADKVGVHYSFIIGVLCFCYLAFYAWAAGRTLRRQGVDLERLATEAGH, encoded by the coding sequence ATGAAACACACAACCCGCTGGTCGCAGTTCGGTGTACTCATCACCGTCTTCTTCTTCTGGGGCTTCGTTGCCGCAAGCAACGGCATCCTCATTCCGGTGTTCAAGAAGGCGTTCCATCTCAGCCAGGCGCAGAGCATGTACGTGGCGATGGCTTTCTACGTTGCCTACACCGCCGGTTCGCTGATCTACATCGCCGTGTCCCGCGCCATCGGCACCGACCTGCTGCATCGGGTGGGCTATCGCAACGGCATCTGCATCGGCCTGCTGGTCTCGGCACTGGGCGCCCTGCTCTTCTATCCAGCAGCCAACACCGGCTCGTTTGCACTGATGCTGTCCGGCCTGTTCATCGTGGGCCTGGGCTTCTCGCTCCAGCAGATCGCGGCCAATACGCTGGCGGTGATCATGGGTGGCCCGGCCACCGGATCGCAGCGATTGACCATGGCCGGCGGTGTCAACAACCTGGGCTCGACGGTAGGTCCACTGCTGGTGAGCATTGCCATCTTTGGCAGCGTGTCAGCGGGCAACACAGAGGCGAGCATCGAGAGCGTAAAGATCCCATACCTGGTGCTGGGCGCCGCCTTCGTACTGGTAGCCGTGCTGCTGCGGTTCTCGAGCGTGCCCAATCATGTAGAGCTGTCCGCGACGGTCCCCGCAGGTGCAACCGGGGCAGATCACCAGACAGACCGCAGATCTGCGCTCGCTTACCCGCAGCTGGTCATGGGCATGATCGCGATCTTCCTTTACGTCGGCGTGGAGGTATCGACCATCGACAATCTTCCAGCCTACCTTGAGCAGCCCTTGAGCAAGGGTGGACTGGGGCTGGAAACCTCGGTGATCGCCCCGTTCGTGTCGTTGTACTGGGCCAGCCTGATGATCGGCCGCTGGGGTGGTGCCGCAGGCGCGTTCGATGTGCGCGCAGGCACCCGGAAGCTGTTGATGCTGGCGTTGCCGTTCGTCGCGTTCGCCATCTACCTTGCCGTCAACGCGATCTCTGGCCACGAACCCGCACAGTTCCTGCACTACGCGCCGGTGATCGTCCTGATGATCATCGCCACCCTGGCCAGCAAGGGCAGTCCATCGCGCATGCTGCTGTACTTTGCCGTGTGTGGCATTGCGGCGCATCTGGTCGGCATGTTCACCACCGGCATGACCAGTGTGATCGCCTTCATCAGTGTCGGGCTGTTCTGCAGCACGATGTGGCCCTGCATCTTTACCCTGGCCATCAGCGGCCTGGGCCGCCATACCAACCAGGCAAGCAGCCTGCTGATCATGATGATCATGGGCGGCGGCATCGTCAGTTGGGCGCAGGGTGCGCTTGCCGACAAGGTCGGCGTGCACTACAGCTTCATCATTGGCGTGCTGTGTTTCTGCTATCTGGCGTTCTACGCCTGGGCGGCTGGCCGTACACTTCGTCGCCAGGGTGTTGATCTGGAGCGATTGGCGACCGAAGCGGGCCACTGA
- a CDS encoding arsenic transporter: MLASHSSLIIWMAVAVATVGLLFRPFRIPEYVWALGAAALLPLSGIVSFGTTWHAVAEGRDVYLFLVGMMVLAELARREGLFDWLALYAVRHAGGSGRRLFDLVFLVGTLVTVFLSNDATAVVLTPAVYAACKAARANPLPYLFVCAFIANAASFVLPISNPANLVVYGQHMPPLLQWLAQFALPSLAAIGATYLVLRWVHRREIAQPLVAAPAHRPLTDGGRLSELGVLFTGTVLLVTSALNGPLGLTTFCAGTLSVVAVAIRQRRSPLPLLRHVSWGVLPLVAGLFVLVEAVAQTGVIQSSASALQALANTSPHQASWLAGGAAALLSNVANNLPVGLAAGSLGQMADLPAQTRAALLVGVDLGPNLSVTGSLATMLWLMALRREGEHVSALDFLRVGALVMPPALIAALLLL, translated from the coding sequence ATGCTTGCTTCCCATTCTTCCCTCATCATCTGGATGGCGGTGGCCGTTGCCACTGTCGGCCTGCTGTTCCGTCCGTTCCGCATCCCGGAGTACGTGTGGGCGCTCGGTGCGGCCGCGCTGCTTCCGCTCAGCGGCATTGTGTCGTTCGGTACTACCTGGCACGCAGTCGCCGAAGGCCGCGATGTCTACCTGTTCCTGGTCGGCATGATGGTGCTGGCCGAGCTCGCACGCCGCGAAGGGCTGTTCGACTGGCTGGCGTTGTACGCGGTGCGGCACGCGGGCGGATCCGGGCGACGCCTGTTCGACCTGGTGTTCCTGGTCGGCACGCTGGTAACGGTGTTTCTTTCCAATGATGCGACAGCCGTGGTGCTGACGCCGGCGGTCTACGCGGCCTGCAAGGCGGCCCGGGCCAATCCCCTGCCGTACCTGTTCGTCTGTGCCTTCATCGCCAACGCGGCCAGCTTCGTGTTGCCCATCTCCAACCCGGCCAATCTCGTGGTGTACGGCCAGCACATGCCGCCGCTGCTGCAGTGGCTGGCGCAGTTCGCACTGCCCTCGCTGGCGGCGATCGGTGCGACCTATCTTGTGCTGCGCTGGGTGCACCGTCGCGAAATCGCACAGCCGCTGGTGGCCGCGCCGGCGCATCGCCCGTTGACCGACGGCGGCCGACTGAGCGAACTGGGCGTGCTGTTCACCGGCACGGTGCTGCTGGTTACGTCCGCCTTGAACGGGCCGTTGGGCCTGACCACGTTCTGCGCGGGCACGCTGAGCGTGGTGGCAGTGGCGATCCGCCAGCGACGCAGCCCGCTGCCGCTGCTGCGCCACGTATCCTGGGGGGTGCTGCCGCTGGTGGCGGGGCTGTTCGTGCTGGTGGAAGCGGTAGCGCAGACCGGTGTCATCCAGAGTTCGGCCAGCGCGCTGCAGGCGCTGGCGAATACGTCGCCGCACCAGGCCAGCTGGCTGGCCGGCGGCGCCGCTGCACTGCTGAGCAACGTGGCCAACAATCTGCCGGTCGGCCTGGCGGCTGGTTCGTTGGGGCAGATGGCGGACCTGCCGGCGCAGACCCGTGCCGCATTGCTGGTCGGCGTGGATCTGGGCCCGAACCTGTCGGTGACCGGCTCGTTGGCCACGATGCTGTGGCTGATGGCGTTGCGTCGCGAAGGCGAGCATGTCAGCGCGCTCGACTTCCTGCGCGTCGGCGCGCTGGTGATGCCACCTGCACTCATCGCAGCGTTGTTGCTGCTGTGA